The Tepidibacter aestuarii genome contains a region encoding:
- the ypeB gene encoding germination protein YpeB, translating to MNKKTNILLGLLAISLIWGITQYSQRIAYKRSLNAQYQRMFYDVIGNVETIQSDLSKVNVSNSTKQNIILLTDIMSQSYSAQDKMAQLPLNHKSIGKTEKFLTQLGDYTITLAKETLDDKHLNDKERKKISELQKSAEYLSKELGKVQSEIAKDKVQFTDVASKANKKMKKSNANVMATSMIRIEERMGETPELIYDGPFSEHIGNIKPRLKGDKIDKDKAKEIALNFLKYKKITDLTYDGRIKNNSIPGYMFNSENVSLSVSETAGKIVWMVDTRQIGQPSIDKKKALELAKKFLKESEYKDMVPTYSLTNNGATTFNFCSKKEDVTIYPDLIKVKVALDNGEVVGLESQGYLISHYDRKIRKPEVTPKDASQNIIDGAKILKNKLSIIPSEGKKEKLCYEFKVEYKGRNFLIYVDAITGKQQKIFELIKNPDGTLAM from the coding sequence TTGAATAAAAAAACAAATATCTTATTGGGTTTACTTGCAATAAGTTTGATATGGGGAATCACCCAGTATTCACAAAGAATAGCGTATAAGAGAAGTTTAAATGCTCAATACCAAAGAATGTTTTACGATGTTATAGGTAATGTAGAGACTATACAATCAGATTTGTCTAAGGTAAATGTAAGTAATTCTACAAAGCAAAACATAATACTTCTTACAGATATAATGAGTCAATCTTATTCAGCTCAAGATAAAATGGCTCAGCTTCCTCTTAATCATAAATCTATTGGAAAAACTGAAAAATTTTTGACCCAGCTAGGAGATTATACTATAACATTAGCTAAAGAAACTTTAGATGATAAACATTTAAATGACAAGGAAAGAAAAAAGATATCAGAACTTCAAAAAAGTGCTGAATACTTATCAAAAGAATTAGGAAAAGTACAGAGTGAAATAGCTAAAGATAAAGTTCAGTTTACAGATGTTGCATCAAAAGCAAATAAAAAAATGAAAAAGTCAAATGCAAATGTAATGGCAACGAGTATGATAAGAATAGAGGAAAGAATGGGTGAAACACCAGAACTTATCTATGATGGTCCATTTTCAGAGCATATTGGAAATATAAAGCCTAGACTTAAAGGAGATAAAATAGATAAAGATAAAGCTAAAGAAATAGCTTTGAATTTTCTTAAATATAAAAAAATAACAGATTTAACTTATGATGGAAGAATAAAAAATAATTCTATTCCAGGATATATGTTTAATAGTGAAAATGTAAGTCTATCTGTGAGTGAGACTGCTGGAAAAATAGTATGGATGGTGGATACAAGACAAATAGGACAGCCTTCTATAGATAAGAAAAAAGCACTTGAGTTAGCTAAAAAGTTTTTGAAAGAGAGTGAATATAAGGATATGGTTCCTACTTATTCTCTTACTAATAATGGAGCTACAACGTTTAATTTTTGCTCTAAAAAAGAAGATGTTACTATATATCCAGATTTAATCAAGGTAAAGGTTGCTCTTGATAATGGAGAGGTAGTAGGGCTTGAATCACAAGGATATTTAATTAGTCACTATGATAGAAAAATAAGAAAACCAGAGGTTACACCTAAAGATGCTAGTCAAAATATAATAGATGGAGCAAAGATATTAAAGAATAAATTAAGTATTATACCTAGTGAAGGGAAAAAAGAAAAACTTTGTTATGAATTTAAAGTCGAATATAAAGGAAGAAATTTCTTAATATATGTAGATGCTATAACAGGTAAGCAGCAAAAAATATTTGAATTAATAAAAAATCCAGATGGCACATTAGCCATGTAA
- a CDS encoding D-alanine--D-alanine ligase, protein MQKINIALIFGGKSGEHEVSLSSVSSIYKYINKEKYNIYTIGITKDGNWLYYEGDVEKIKDGSWEKEAKKNAKINLIPTLNQKVGIEFEDNTFKKIDVLFPVLHGPYGEDGSIQGLFEISNIAYVGCNVLASSVGMDKLVCKKVFEQENIPQVKYTYTTRWEFNNDEEGQLKSIESILPYPIFIKPANLGSSVGISKAKNKEELIKGIKEALEYDRRVVLEEGVNAKEIEVSVLGNEEIKASVAGEIIPAKEFYDYEAKYLNESSKLIIPAKIEESISEKIRKMAIKAFKSIDGCGLSRVDFFVEKETNNIYINELNTMPGFTNISMYPKLWENTGISYDKLIDELINLALKRHEQKLASKV, encoded by the coding sequence ATGCAAAAAATTAATATAGCTTTGATATTTGGAGGAAAATCTGGGGAACATGAGGTTTCTTTATCGTCTGTTTCTTCTATTTATAAATATATAAACAAAGAAAAGTATAATATATATACAATAGGTATAACTAAAGATGGAAACTGGCTTTATTATGAAGGCGATGTAGAAAAAATAAAGGATGGAAGCTGGGAAAAAGAGGCTAAAAAAAATGCAAAAATAAATTTGATACCAACTTTGAACCAAAAGGTAGGTATAGAATTTGAGGATAATACATTCAAAAAAATAGACGTATTATTTCCAGTTCTACATGGACCATATGGAGAAGATGGATCCATTCAAGGATTATTTGAAATAAGCAATATAGCGTATGTTGGATGTAATGTACTGGCATCTAGTGTTGGAATGGATAAATTGGTTTGTAAAAAAGTCTTTGAACAAGAAAATATACCACAAGTTAAATATACTTATACTACAAGATGGGAATTTAATAATGATGAAGAAGGACAATTAAAATCAATAGAAAGTATACTTCCGTACCCTATATTTATTAAACCTGCAAACTTAGGATCTAGTGTTGGAATATCAAAGGCTAAAAATAAAGAAGAGTTGATAAAAGGAATAAAAGAAGCTTTAGAATACGATAGAAGAGTAGTATTAGAAGAAGGTGTAAATGCAAAAGAGATAGAAGTATCTGTTTTAGGAAATGAAGAAATAAAAGCTTCAGTTGCTGGAGAAATAATACCTGCTAAAGAGTTTTATGATTATGAAGCTAAGTATTTGAATGAATCATCAAAACTTATAATACCTGCAAAAATAGAAGAAAGCATAAGTGAAAAAATTAGAAAAATGGCTATAAAGGCATTTAAATCAATTGACGGGTGTGGGCTTTCAAGAGTAGATTTCTTTGTAGAGAAAGAAACGAACAATATATATATAAATGAACTAAATACTATGCCTGGATTCACTAATATAAGTATGTATCCTAAGCTATGGGAAAATACAGGGATTTCATATGATAAGCTAATAGATGAACTTATAAACTTAGCCTTAAAAAGACATGAGCAAAAATTAGCTAGTAAGGTTTAA
- a CDS encoding DUF1934 domain-containing protein: protein MGENVLIKINTVQMDFKGNKDDMELITEGKIYLKNNATYVVYEESEISGMKGTTSRLKITEDCIIMKKMGRNNSELVFEVGKRYKTLYRTPHGSLPMEIVTKKIEINKIDLYKNIEITIEYDLNITGLFEGKNSINIKIN from the coding sequence ATGGGAGAGAATGTTTTAATAAAAATAAATACTGTTCAAATGGATTTCAAAGGTAATAAAGATGATATGGAATTAATAACAGAGGGTAAGATATATTTAAAAAATAATGCTACTTATGTGGTATATGAAGAATCTGAAATATCAGGTATGAAAGGTACTACTAGTAGATTGAAAATAACTGAAGATTGTATAATTATGAAAAAAATGGGTAGAAATAATTCTGAATTAGTTTTTGAAGTAGGGAAAAGATATAAAACATTATATAGAACACCCCATGGTAGTTTACCTATGGAAATTGTAACTAAAAAAATAGAAATAAATAAAATAGATTTATATAAAAATATAGAGATAACAATAGAGTATGATTTAAATATAACTGGCCTATTTGAAGGTAAAAACTCTATAAATATAAAAATAAATTAG
- the tilS gene encoding tRNA lysidine(34) synthetase TilS — protein sequence MIINKVRETIKKHNLVNDGDKIILGVSGGPDSICMLHILNYLKDEFNIKIYAAHLNHKIRGIEAQKDAMYVAKICDIMRVPCFIRAIDVPAYCNENGVTLEEGARILRYNMFFEIKDKISADKIAIAHNINDQAETVIMRMMRGTGLQGLKGIQYKREDGIIRPLLDVDREEIEAYCEQNNLSPRIDQTNLEEIYTRNKIRLKLIPYMIENFNPNLKESIARMANLLKDDGDFIMEQSNKSFDEMCSKISDNTISMDIEKFINAHRALKNRIIRKCIDYVLGNIKGIEQKHIQDVNNLINSHKNNSRIDLPKGILVYKKGGRIIFTDEEMIEEKISYDYIIPKSGYIKIKESNTIVESKILNIDEYEKSSNDKYTKFFDADKIKGSLHIRNRRNGDKIKLLGLGGSKKIKDLFIDLKIPKEERDLVPILSDEKGIIWVIGHRMSEDYKIDSNTKNVLRISFKAL from the coding sequence ATGATTATAAATAAAGTGAGAGAAACAATTAAAAAGCATAATTTAGTCAATGATGGGGATAAAATAATATTAGGGGTTTCCGGAGGACCGGACTCTATATGTATGCTTCATATATTGAACTACTTAAAAGATGAATTTAATATAAAGATATATGCAGCTCATTTAAATCACAAAATAAGAGGAATTGAAGCTCAAAAGGATGCTATGTATGTAGCGAAGATATGTGATATTATGAGGGTTCCATGTTTTATAAGAGCAATAGATGTTCCAGCTTATTGCAATGAAAACGGAGTTACATTAGAAGAAGGAGCTAGAATATTAAGATATAATATGTTCTTTGAAATAAAAGACAAAATATCTGCCGATAAGATAGCTATTGCTCACAATATAAATGATCAAGCAGAAACCGTTATTATGAGAATGATGAGAGGAACTGGGCTTCAAGGGTTGAAGGGAATACAGTACAAAAGAGAAGATGGAATTATAAGACCTCTATTGGATGTAGATAGAGAGGAGATAGAAGCGTATTGTGAGCAAAATAACTTAAGCCCTAGAATAGATCAAACTAATCTAGAAGAAATATATACTAGAAATAAAATAAGACTCAAGCTAATTCCTTATATGATTGAAAATTTTAATCCGAATTTAAAGGAATCTATAGCAAGAATGGCAAATTTACTAAAAGATGATGGCGACTTTATAATGGAACAGTCAAATAAATCATTTGATGAGATGTGTTCTAAAATATCTGACAATACTATATCTATGGATATAGAGAAATTTATAAATGCTCATAGAGCTTTAAAAAATAGAATTATTAGAAAGTGCATTGATTATGTTTTAGGAAATATAAAAGGAATAGAGCAAAAACATATACAGGATGTAAATAATTTAATTAATTCACATAAAAATAATAGCAGAATAGATTTACCTAAGGGAATATTGGTATATAAAAAGGGTGGACGTATAATATTCACAGATGAAGAAATGATAGAAGAAAAAATAAGTTATGATTATATTATCCCTAAAAGTGGATATATAAAAATAAAGGAATCAAATACTATAGTAGAGAGTAAAATATTAAATATTGATGAATATGAAAAATCTAGCAATGATAAATATACCAAATTCTTCGATGCCGATAAGATCAAAGGAAGTTTGCACATAAGAAATAGAAGAAATGGTGACAAGATTAAATTACTAGGATTGGGGGGGAGTAAAAAGATAAAAGACTTATTTATAGATCTGAAAATACCTAAAGAAGAAAGAGACTTAGTTCCGATTCTATCGGATGAAAAAGGAATCATCTGGGTTATAGGACATAGAATGAGTGAAGACTATAAAATAGATTCAAATACTAAAAATGTTTTAAGAATAAGCTTTAAAGCTTTATAA